One stretch of Miscanthus floridulus cultivar M001 chromosome 18, ASM1932011v1, whole genome shotgun sequence DNA includes these proteins:
- the LOC136522378 gene encoding UDP-glycosyltransferase 89B2-like encodes MAATISDSPTAPAPHVLVVPYPAQGHTIPLLDLAGLLASLGGLRLTVVTTAASAHLLHPLLTAHRDTVRELVLPFPSHPAFPAGVESAKGLPPALFGALIVAFSGLRGLLGDWIRERSDGPDRVVAVLSDFFCGWTQPLAAEFGIPRIAFSSSAVYGTAVLHSLFRRMARRNDEDDSDESLISFPDIPGTPAYPWRQLSQLYRSLKEGDEVSKGVKRNFLWNLESSAFVSNTFRRLEERYLGAPLADLGFRRVRTVGPLAPDAGAAGNRGGKTDVAAADLCAWLDRFAEDGSVMYISFGSMAILHPPHAAALAAALERTGVAFVWAAGPTVTLPDGFEERVAAAGGRGRVIRGWAPQVAVLRHRAVGWFVTHCGWNSVLESCAAGLAMLAWPMAADQFVNARLLVDEVGVAVLVSWGGLSAAPTADEVARVLDMAVVRGQRRDVVARAKELAEEATAAVSEGGASRRQLEELLLELRQLGSEPKE; translated from the coding sequence ATGGCAGCGACGATCTCCGACAGCCCCACGGCCCCGGCGCCGCACGTCCTGGTCGTGCCGTACCCGGCGCAGGGACACACGATCCCGCTGCTCGACCTCGCTGGCCTCCTAGCGTCGCTCGGCGGCCTCCGCCTCACCGTCGTCACCACGGCCGCTAGTGCCCATCTCCTCCACCCGCTCCTGACTGCGCACCGCGACACCGTTCGCGAGCTCGTCCTCCCGTTCCCCTCTCACCCGGCCTTCCCCGCGGGCGTCGAGAGCGCCAAGGGCTTGCCGCCCGCGCTCTTCGGCGCGCTCATCGTCGCCTTCTCTGGGCTCCGCGGGCTTCTCGGTGATTGGATCCGCGAGCGGTCGGACGGACCAGACCGTGTGGTCGCCGTACTCTCCGACTTCTTCTGCGGGTGGACGCAGCCGCTCGCGGCAGAGTTCGGCATCCCGCGGATCGCGTTCTCCTCGTCCGCGGTGTACGGCACCGCCGTGCTGCACTCGTTGTTTCGACGGATGGCACGCCGCAACGACGAGGACGACTCCGACGAGAGCCTGATCTCGTTCCCGGATATCCCCGGAACCCCGGCGTACCCGTGGCGGCAGTTGTCGCAGCTATACCGTTCGCTGAAGGAGGGCGACGAGGTCTCAAAGGGTGTCAAGCGCAACTTCCTCTGGAACCTGGAGAGCTCGGCGTTCGTATCCAACACGTTCCGGCGGCTCGAGGAGCGCTACCTCGGCGCACCGCTCGCGGACCTGGGTTTCAGGCGCGTGCGCACCGTGGGGCCGTTGGCGCCGGACGCCGGCGCCGCGGGCAACCGCGGCGGGAAGACGGATGTGGCCGCGGCTGATCTGTGCGCCTGGCTCGACAGATTCGCGGAGGACGGCTCCGTCATGTACATCAGCTTCGGGAGCATGGCAATTCTGCATCCGCCGCACGCGGCGGCGCTTGCCGCCGCGCTGGAGCGCACCGGGGTGGCGTTCGTGTGGGCGGCCGGGCCGACGGTGACGCTCCCGGACGGGTTCGAAGAGCGCGTCGCCGCGGCGGGCGGGAGGGGCAGGGTGATCCGCGGCTGGGCGCCGCAGGTGGCGGTGCTGCGGCACCGGGCGGTGGGATGGTTCGTGACGCACTGCGGCTGGAACTCGGTGCTGGAGTCCTGCGCGGCCGGGCTGGCGATGCTCGCGTGGCCGATGGCGGCCGACCAGTTCGTGAACGCGCGGCTGCTAGTGGACGAGGTGGGCGTGGCCGTGCTCGTGAGCTGGGGCGGCCTCAGTGCCGCGCCGACCGCGGACGAGGTCGCGCGGGTGCTAGACATGGCTGTCGTCAGAGGGCAGCGGCGTGACGTGGTGGCGCGCGCCAAGGAGCTCGCGGAGGAGGCCACGGCTGCGGTAAGCGAAGGCGGCGCGTCGCGGCGACagctggaggagctgctgcttgAGCTCCGCCAGCTCGGGAGCGAGCCAAAGGAGTAG